CCGCGGGCGATGAGCCGGGCCCCCTCGGCGCCGAGCGTGACCTTCCGGCCGTCGATGTAGTAATGCGAGCTGCGCCCGCTCGCCAGCGTGAACTGGCCGACGCGGAGGGCGTCGCGCTTGAGCAGTTCCACCAGCGCGCCGCGGTGCTCGTCGTTCCATTCCACGGCCATGGCCGCCGGGTCCTTTCCTGGTGTCGTGCGGTCGGGATGCAGGGCTTCGGGCCGTCCAGGCTAACACCCCGTGAAGTCCCATCCAAGAGGCCGCCCCGTCGAGCCGGCCGTCGCGGGGGTCGAACATCGACCGTTCCCCTTGACAGCCGCGACCGGCCGGGGCATCCTGCCGAGTTGAGCCGACGGGCGGACCAGGGTTCGCAACGCCCTCGATCCGACGCCCGGCCCTCAAGGAGGAGAACGCCATGTCGAGCCTCGTCTGTCCCGACCGGGTGGTCGCGTGCGTGGGTCGAATCGCCCGGAACGCCTCGCGTCCGGGCGTGGAGTGCGCCCTGGACCGGTGCCTGGAGGGCGTCGACGCCCTCCGCCGCGAGGAGCGGATCACTGCGGAGCAACGCGAGGCCATGCGGCTGATCCTCCTGGGGATCGGCATGCACGCCGCCTGACGCGGCCTCGCCCGGCGGCGGGTCGACCGGGACGGTCGGGTGGACGGGGCTGCGGCGGCGGGGCGAACGGGGACGCGGGAAGGACGGCGGAGTCGTGAAGGGAACGCGGATCGCGAGCGTCTCCGGGATCCGGGGATGGGTGGGGGACGGGCTCGACCCGGCGGCGGCCCTGGAGTACGCGGCGGCCTACGCCAGCCAGTGCGGGCCCGGGCCGATCGTCGTGAGCCACGACGGCCGGATCACCGCGCCCGTGTTCGAGGCGGCCGTCACGGCCGGCGTCGCCGGGACGGGTCGCGAGGTCTGGAAGGTCGGCGCGACGGCCACGCCCACGGTCGGCGTCCTCGTCCGCGAGCGGGGGGCGGCGGGAGGCGTGCAGATTTCGGCCTCGCACAACCCCCCCGAATACAACGGCTTGAAATTCTTTCAACCCGCGGGCATGGTCCTCAGCCCCGACGCGGGCCGACTCGTGCTCGACCGCTGGAAGCGGAAGGATTTCGCCTGGGCCCCGTTCGACGGCCTGGGACGCATCCGGACGCTCGACGAACCGGACGAGATCCACCTGGCGCGCGTGCTCGCGGTCGTCGACGTCGACGCGATCCGGGCCCGACGGTTCGCCGTGGCCCTCGACGCCTGCCATGGCGCGGGCGGCCGCCTGGGCCGGACGCTCCTCGACCGCCTGGGCTGCCGCGCGATCATCCTGGGAGGCGAGCCCGACGGCCGCTACGACCACACGCCCGAGCCCACCGAGAAGAACCTCGCCGAGTTCGCCCGGATCGTCCCCGCGGTGGGGGCCGCCGTCGGCTTCGCGCAAGATCCCGACGCCGACCGCCTCGCCCTGATCGACGAGCGCGGCCGCTACATCGGCGAGGAGCTGACCCTGGCCCTGGCCGCACTGCGACGCCTCGAACAGCGCCGGGGGGCGGTCGTCCTGAACCTCTCCACCTCCATGACGACCGAGGCCCTGGCCCGCGACCGGGGATGCCTCACGGTCCGCACGCCGGTCGGCGAGATCCACGTCGTCGAGGCCATGCGGTCGGCCGACGCGGTGATCGGCGGCGAGGGGAACGGCGGCGTCATCGACCCCCGAGTCGGGCTGGTCCGCGACAGTTTCGTCGGCATGGCCCTGACGCTCGACCTGCTGGCCTCGGGGCCGGCGTCGAAGCCGCTCTCGGCCTGGGTCGACGAACTGCCGCGGTTCGCGATGGTCAAGGATCAGTATCCCCTGCCCCCCGGCCTCGGTCCGGACGCGATCGCCGGCCTCTGGGATCGGATCGCCGCCGCGCATTCGACGGCCGAGATCGACCGCCGCGACGGCCTGCGGCTGACCTGGGCCGATCGCTGGGTCCACGTCCGCGCCAGCAACACCGAGCCGATCGTCCGGGTCATCGCCGAGGCCGGCGCGGCCGGTGACGCCCGCTCCCTGGCCGACGACGTCGGCCGCCGCGTGACGGCCGGAGAAGGCCGACCATGATCGCGGACGAGCCCCGGCCGGACGGCTGGCCGACCTACGAGAAGCCCCCGTCGGCGGCGTTCATCGACGTCGACGGCACGCTCCTGGCCGAGACCACGACGTTCCTGTTCGCCCGCATCCTCATGAGACGCGGGCTGATCCGCCGGTCGTCGCTGCTTCGCGCCCTCTATCACGGGCTCCAGCACCGCTTCGGTCGCCTCGACTACGGGGCGCTGATCGCCTATGGGCTGAAGAACATCGCCTCGGTCCCGGTCGTCGAGCTGGAGCGGATCGCCTACGAGAATTTCGTCGAGCACGTCAAGCCCCGGCTCTATCCCGGGGTCGTCGAGCACTTCAACGCCTTGCGCAAGCTGGGGACGCCGCTGGTCCTGGTCTCGTCGTCGCCCGGCCTCGTGATCGAGCCCCTGCGGATCTACCTGAGCTGCGCCGACGCCCTGACGACGAAGGTCGTGATCAACCGCGGCCGGCTGGTCGGCGTCGGCGGCGGCCCCCCCTGCTACGGCGAGGGGAAGCTGTTCTGGGCCGAGGAATGGGCGGGGCGGTACGGCCTGCCGATCGGCGAGGCCGCGGCCTACGCCGACAACTGGAGCGACCGGGCCCTGCTCGGCCGCGTCGGCCGGGGGGTCGTCGTCCACCCCGGCAAGCGCTTGACGAGGCTCGCCCGCGAGCGGGGCTGGGACGTCGTTCGTCCGGGACGGCCGAAACGAGGCTGACCGCGAAGCCCCGTTCCCCCTTCGCCGGCAGCCCCACCGTCGAACGCCCGACGACCACGACGACCCATGGGACGCCCGATGGAAAGCATCCTGCACGGCCTGCAAGACTGGTATGCAAGGCAATTCGACGGCCTCTGGGAGAATGACTACGGGGTGAAGATCACCACGTGCGACAACCCGGGCTGGTGGGGGAAAATCGACCTCGTGGGGACGGAATTGCAGGACCGCTCGTTCGAGTCGATCGCGGAGAGCGTCGATGGGGCCGGCTCGCCGCAAGGTCCACGTTGGCTGCATTGTCGAGTGCCCGACGCGGTCTGGCACGGGGCCGGCGACGAGTCCAAGCTCGCCGTGATCCTGATGCATTTCCTGGCATGGGCCGGCGGCGGCGACGCCGGGCTGCATCGCCCACTTCGACTTGACGGCCCCGAAGGGCCGGGCTAGAGTCCGCCGATCGTGGGTTCGGCCTGGATCCGCGACGCCCGGTTCACAGGACGTGGGTGGGCATTCCGTTCGTTCGCGAGCGACGCGTCTTCGGTCACATCTTCGAAGACGAGTCCGGGGGTTCTCCCCGTGCGGTAGGCAAGGAGGCAGGTCCATGCGGCGGACAGTCCCCAGGCGGTCCTGGGCGTTGGGTGCGTTGGTCGCGATCGCGGCCCTGGCCGTGAGCCAGGTCGGCGCGGGGCCGTTGACGAAGAAGCGGGCGGCGGAGAACGCGCCCAAGGTCGACGAGTCCGTCGGCGACCTCGCCTACGTCTTCCAGAACGGCGAGACGGCCGTCGAGGGCGTCGGCCTGGTCTCCGGGCTGGACGGCACCGGCGGCGACACGCCGCCCTCGTGGCACCGCGACCAGCTCGTCGACGAGATGGCCAAGGCGGGCGTCGAGTATCCCAGCAAGAAGCTGGAGAGCAAGCAGTTCGCGCTCGTGATCGTCAGGATGAAGATCCCCACGGGGGCCGCGCCGCGCGACCGCTTCGACGTCGAGCTGGAGCTGCCCCCGGCCAGCTCGGTCAAGAGCCTGGCGGGCGGCTACCTGATGCACACCCGGCTCCGAGAGGTCCTCCACGCCAGCGGCGCCCCGAAGACCGGCAGCGAGCTGGGCTCGGCCTCGGGGGCCGTCATGATCGGCGACGCCAAGGACGGGTCCAACCCCAAGGCGGGCCGGGTCCTCGGCGGCGGCCGGGTCAAGAAGGACCATCCTTACAAGCTCATCCTGAAGGACAACCGCCGCTTCGTCCGCAACGCGGGCATGATCGAGAAGGTCGTGAACGAGCGGTTCCGCCAGAACGAGCACGGCCAGAAGAAGGGCGCCAGCACCGCCAAGACCGACACGTACCTGGAACTTCGCGTCCCGGACGTCTACCATCAGAACCAGGAGCGGTACTTCCGCGTCGTCCAGCTCCTGCCGATGGTCGACACCCCCCAGCTCCGCGAGAAGCGGGTGGCGGCGACGGCCCGCGAGCTGCTGGACCCCAAGACCTCGGGCGTCGCCGCGCTGAAGCTGGAGGCGCTCGGGCCCTCGGCCGCGCAGGCCCTGGAGGCCGGGCTCAAGAGCGAAGACCCCCACGTCCGGTTCTTCGCCGCCGAGGCCCTCGCCTATCTCGACCAGGCGAGCGGCGTGAAGGTCCTGGGCGAGACGGCCGTCGCGATGCAGCAGTACCGGGCCTACGCCCTCGCCGCCCTCGCCGCGATGGACGAGCCCACCGCGCGGGCGCGGCTCCGCCACCTGATGGACGAGTCCGACATCGAGGTCCGCTACGGCGCCTTCAACGCCATGAGGATGGTCGAGCCGAACGACGCCACGCTCGGCCAGGTCCGGATCCTCGACGACCCGCGCTCCGAAGAGGGGGTCGACGACGAGTCGCCCGACGCCATGGCGGTCGCGATCATCAACAGTCGCCGCCCCCGGCCCGAGGACCCGTTCGCCCTCTACATCGTCGATTCCGAAGGCCCGCCCGTCGTCCACGTCTCGCGGACGCGACGCTCCGAGATCGTCGTCTTCGGCCGCGGCCAGAACCTGGTGCCGCCGCTGGTGCTCGGCCAGGGCGACATCCTGCTCAACGCCGCCGACCACGACGACGCGGTGGACATCTCCAAGATCGTCCCCAGCCGATTCGGCGACTCCGACGTCAAGATCCACAGCTCGCTGGAAATCGGCGAGGTCATCCGCCACGTCGCCCGGCTGGGCGCGACCTATCCCGACGTCGTGGCGATCATCGAGGCGGCCGACCGGCAGAAGAACCTCCCCGGCCCCCTGTTCGTCGACTCGGTGCCCAAGGCGAACATGAAGTACCTCAACAAGGCCCTGCTGGGCAAGGATGAGGCCCCCAAGATGGACGAGGAGGTCAAGACGGCCTCGGGCTCGTTCCTCCGCCGCATGTTCAACATCCGCGGCCGCGAAGACGACGGGGCCAAGAAGCCCGACAAGGCGGACAAGTCCGACGGCGACGACTCGGACGACGCCAAGGCCGCCGACGCGGCGGACTCGAAGACCGCCGGCTCCAAGGCCAAGTCCGACGCCAGGACCAAGTCCGACGCCAAGGGCTCCGACGCCAAGGCCTCCGACGACGCCGAGAAGCCCGCCGCCAAGAAGGACGACGCCCTCCAAAAGACCTCGGGCGAGGCCGCCTCGGCTTCGTCCGACGATTCGTCGTCCCGCCCCGGCCGGCCCCGGATGTTCGACGTCTTCCGCCGCCGAGGCGAGTGACCGCCGCCATTTCTGGCTTACCACCCGGCCCCGCGGCCGGCGACGATCCGCGTCGCCGGCCGCGGGGCCTTCGTGTTTCCCCCTCCGGGCCGGCCTGCGCCCCCTTACAACCCCCGCCATCCGCGCATCCATCGCCGGCGGAGGGCTCGCGACGACTACTCGCGGCCCCTCTTAAAGTCCCAGCCCGCGCGGCACGAATAATAGTCTTGACGGTCAGGTCCGCTACAGCAAGGAAGCGAGCGAGACGCCCTTGAAGGATGCGGGCTGGGGCCGCTTCCCGCCTCGTGAGAGGACGGGGGGTCCCTCGGTCTTTATCGAACATTGGGGAGTCGGGTTCCCGAAGCCTTCGCCCACGACGGGGAGGGCGGCCTCCGACACGTTCCGGACTTTCGGAAACTTGAGTCTGGATTCGAGTTGTAGGAACGCTGCTTCACGGGGCGATAAAGAACGGGGGAAGGGTCGGAGCGATTGGATGGGCCCTCGACGCGTGCGAGCGACTCGACCCGGAGACGGGGAGGGAAGACCGCCGCGGCGAAGCCCGGCCGTCGCGGGCCGACGTGGTTCCTATCCGGAGGGAGGAGGAAGCCTCCGTGGCCTCGCACCCATCAGGGCGAGTGGAGTCCTCGAGATGAAGAAGGTGTTTACAACCGGCCAGGTCGCGAAGATTTGCAAAGTCGCGCCTCGGACCGTGAGCAAGTGGTTCGACTCGGGCCGCTTGCGAGGATATCGCATCCCCGGCTCTCAGGATCGCCGGATCCCGCGGGAACACCTCCTGCGGTTCCTCAAGGAGCATGGAATGCCCTTGGGCGATCTCGAGGCCGAGGTCTACAATAAGATCCTGGTCGTCGGGGCCGACGCCCCGCTCCAGGCCGTCCTCCGGGATCATCTCCGCGAAGGAGACGACTTCCGGATCGAGACCGCGGCGTCGGGTTTCGAAGCCGGCATCCGCGCCGAGAGCTTCCACCCCGATTGCATCATCATCGATATGGCCCTGGGTCGCATCGAGGCCGGGCAGATCGCGCAGAACCTGCGCAAGAGCCCGGACCACCAGTCGACCATCCTCCTCGCCCTGACCAGCGACGAGCCCGGCGAGGAGATCTTCTCGCTCGGATTCAACGACGGCTTCAAGAAGCCGTTCGACGGGGCCTTGCTCGCCGAGCGGATCCGTCGGCTGATCTCGCAGAAGAAGTCCGACGAGCCCTGAGCCGATCGCACACGGTCGCACGTCGCCCCGGGAACCCGACGTCGACCCAGATCCCGGTTCTCCGGCCGACCGAGCCCGGGCGGCCCGCACCCCCGACCCTCCCCAGGGTCGAGGTGGCGGGCGGCCCGGGCTCGTCGGATTTCCGGCGCGTCGCCCGTCGCCGGCCCTCGAACGATCCCCTCACCCCTGGAACGACCCGCGCCCCGATCCGTAGGATGAGGGCCCGCTTCGCCGCCGATCCCCACCCCGAGACGAGCGACCATGACGAGCGCCCCGCCCGGAGGCCCGACGACCCATCGCCGCCTCGGCCTGTCGGCCGGCCTCGTCGCGGCCTTCCTGACCCTCGCCACCCTGCGGGGGCCGGGGCTGACCATCGACGAGCCGCTCGACGTCCGGCCGGGCCGCGACTACGTCGCGCTCCTGGCGCGCGTCGGCCTGCGGTTCTTCGAGCGCGGCAACGTCGACGCCCTTTTCCGCGACAACGCCGAGCACCCTCCGCTGGGCCGCTGGCTGCTGGGACTCGCCTCGAAGGCCTTCCAGCCGTTCGAAGCCTGGATCTTCGGCCCCGACCCGACCGGTCTGTACGTCCTGTCGGGGAGGATCGCGCCGGCGCTGGCTTTCGCGGTCCTGGTCGGCCTGATCGCGGCCGAGGCGGCCCGCCGCTGGGGGGGGCCCGCGGGCGTGGCGTCGGCCTGGGCGCTGGTCGTCATGCCCCGCGTCTTCGCCCACGCCCATCTGGCGGCGCTCGACACGTTCCTGTGCCTCTTCTGGACGCTCGCGCTCCTGGCCGCCGCGCGGGCCGTCGACGCGAGGCGGCCGGCCCTCGCCATGCTCGCCGCCGGCGCGCTCTGGGGCCTGGCCTTGCTCGTCAAGATCCACGCCTGGTTCCTGCCGCCGCTCGTCCTGGCCTGGGCCCTGCTCCGCCTGCGGCCCGCGAAAGCGATCGGCGTCGTCGCGGCCTGGTTCATGGTGGGCGTGGGGGTCTTCCTCGCGGGATGGCCCTGGCTCTGGTACGACGGCTTCGCGCGCTGGGCCGCCTACTGGGGGACGGGGGTGCATCGCACGTCGATCCACGTCCGCTACTTCGGGGCCGACTGGGACGATACCGCCCTCCCCTGGCATTATCCCTGGTTCTACTTCGCCGTCACGGTCCCGGTCCTGCTCCACGCCCTGGGCGCGGCCGGACTCGTCCGCGGCTGGCGGGGCCGCCGCGACGACCCCTTCCCCGGCCTGCTCGCCGCCTCGATCCTGCTGTTCCTCCTGCTGTTCAGCACCCACGTCCCCGTCTATGACGGCGAGCGGCTGTTCCTGCTCGTCTTCCCGGCCTGGGCGATGCTGATCGGCCTGGGCTTTTCGCGGGCCTGGACGCGCTGGGGCGGGAGCCGCGCGGCCCGGGGCGGGCTCGTCGGGCTGATGCTCTGCCAGGCGTTTGGAACGATCTCGATGCACCCGTTCGGGCTCAGCTATTACAATCTGCTGGTCGGCGGCCTCCCCGGGGCGGAGCGTCTCGGGCTGGAACTGACGTACTGGGGGGACGCCGTGGATCGCGTCCTGCTCGACGAGCTGGCCCGTCAGGTCCGGCCCGGCGAGGTCGTCGCGCTGGCCCCGACGCTCTACCCCGGGCAGGGCGTCGCCACGACCACCGCCCCCCTGGTGCGCCGCGACGTCGTGATCCAGGACGAGTCCGCCGTCTCGAAAGCCGACTGGGTCCTGTACTTCCGCCGTCAAGCTTATACTGGGGCCGCGGTTCGCGAGCGGCTCGCGGACGGCGCCGGACGCCTGGTCGCCTCGCGGAGCCGGCAAGGCGTGCGGCTCTCGGAACTCTGGCGGTTTGCGGGCCCGGCCCGAGCCTCGCCTTGAGTCGAGAGGCCCGATCGGAGATCTTCTTCGGGGCGGCCGGTCGATCGCGACGCCTCGCGTCGCCGATGAAGATTCGGCGCGACACCCTCTAGCCTCGATTGGGCTGATTCGTAAAATATGTTTAGAACGAATTGAACGAAACTTTCGAGGGCTCGATGGGAGAGCTGAGCCATTACGACGAGCGAGGGGCGAGCCGGATGGTCGACGTGTCGGCCAAGGAGCCGTCGCTGCGCACCGCGAGGGCCAGCGGACTCGTCCGGATGGCGGCGACGACGCTGCGCCTGATCCTCGATCGTCAGGCCGCGAAGGGGGACGTCCTGGAGACGGCCCGCCTGGCGGCGATCATGGGGGCGAAGCGGACGGGCGACCTGATCCCGCTCTGCCATCCCCTGGGCCTCGACGCGGTGGAAGTCGACCTGACGCCCCGGCCGCCGGACGCCGTCGAGATCACGGCGACCGTCAAGGTCCACGGCCGGACTGGGGTCGAGATGGAGGCGCTGACCGCGGTCAGCGTCGCCGCCCTGACGATCTACGACATGTGCAAGGCCGTCGACCGGGCCATGGTGATCGAGCGGGTGCGGCTGGAGGAGAAGACCGGGGGCGCGCGGGGCGCCTACGTGCGGGATCGATCGGGATGAACCGACGTGACGGTGGACGCAGCGGAGTGGAGACGGGCATGACCAGACCATCGGGGCTTCAGGCCGAAGAGAGCCGGCGGACGCTCGGGCGCCTCTTCGCGCCCATCCAGGCCGGGCTGGCGGACGCGGAGCGGATCTTCCAGGACGAGCTGCGGAGCCGGTTCGCGTTCGTGCAGGCGCTCGTCGACCACTGCGGCGACTACCAGGGCAAGCGGCTCCGCCCGGCGCTCGTGCTGCTCTCGGGCGGCGCCTGCGGCCGCACGACCGCCGCGCACCCGGTGCTCGCCGCGGTCGTCGAGATGATCCATACCGCGACCCTGGTCCACGACGACGTCCTGGACGAGTCGATGGTCCGCCGCTACGCCGCGACCGTCAACGCCGAGTGGGGAAACGAGCAGGCCGTCATGCTCGGCGACTACCTGTTTTCGCACGCCTACCACCTCGCGGCGTCGCTGGAATCGACCCTCGCCTGCCGCTGGATCGGCAAGGCCACCCACGAGGTCTGCGAGGGGGAGATGCAGCAGCTGCATCACCGCGGCAATCTCGACCTGGACGAGGCGTCGTACAACCAGATCATCGCCGGCAAGACCGCCGCCCTCACCGCCGTCTCCTGCCGGCTGGGCGCGCACTACGCGGGGGCCGAGCCCGCCGTCGTGGAGGCGCTCGAGGCCTACGGCTCGCACATCGGCATGGCCTTCCAGATCGCCGACGACGTCCTCGACATCTGGGGCGACGAGCGCGCGACCGGAAAGAGCCTGGGGACCGACCTGGAGAAGCAGAAGCTCACCCTCCCCCTGATCCGCCTGCTCGAAGTCGGCGAGCCGGCCGCCGTCGAGCTGGCGCGACGCCTGCTCAACGAGGCCCGCGCCGACGCCCGCCGCCGCCTCCGGCCGCTGCTCGAGGATTCCGGATCCCTCGACTACGCCTGGTCGAAGGCCCGCTGGCACGTCGAGCGGGCCGTCGCGGTGCTCGAGGCCGTCGGCCCCTCCCCCTTCAAGGACGTCCTGTCCGAGATGGCCGAGTACGTCGTCCGCCGCTCGTCCTGATCGGCCCGTCCCCCGGAATCCGAGAGACGCCGTCTCCGCGGGGCGGCGTTTTCCCGTTTACGTGATCGACAGAGTTTAATATTTGTCGATCATTGCGAGAGTGGAATCTTGCGTGAGTCCGCATCGCGTCGCTTCGAGCGTCGCCTCCCTTCGCGCCAAGCCCGCTCCGGGCCCGGCCGCCGCCGCGTGCCGAAGCCGCGAATTATTTGGGGCTTTTTTGATTGCACCGCGGTCGCCGAAAGCTATGATGTGGCTGGAGACCCGGCCGGGCCTGCCTTCGCGACCTTCGGAAAGATCGTCCCACCGGCCGCCGGGTCCGACGTCGAGGGGGGCGACCCCACCGATCCGGGGACGCTGATCCCCGCTCGCCCCACGAAATCCAGGACCTCTTTCCCGCTTGCGGGCTTGTGCGTTCGTCGGAATATTGCAAACACGAAGTCAAAGTCCCCCTT
The DNA window shown above is from Paludisphaera mucosa and carries:
- a CDS encoding flagellar basal body P-ring protein FlgI; amino-acid sequence: MRRTVPRRSWALGALVAIAALAVSQVGAGPLTKKRAAENAPKVDESVGDLAYVFQNGETAVEGVGLVSGLDGTGGDTPPSWHRDQLVDEMAKAGVEYPSKKLESKQFALVIVRMKIPTGAAPRDRFDVELELPPASSVKSLAGGYLMHTRLREVLHASGAPKTGSELGSASGAVMIGDAKDGSNPKAGRVLGGGRVKKDHPYKLILKDNRRFVRNAGMIEKVVNERFRQNEHGQKKGASTAKTDTYLELRVPDVYHQNQERYFRVVQLLPMVDTPQLREKRVAATARELLDPKTSGVAALKLEALGPSAAQALEAGLKSEDPHVRFFAAEALAYLDQASGVKVLGETAVAMQQYRAYALAALAAMDEPTARARLRHLMDESDIEVRYGAFNAMRMVEPNDATLGQVRILDDPRSEEGVDDESPDAMAVAIINSRRPRPEDPFALYIVDSEGPPVVHVSRTRRSEIVVFGRGQNLVPPLVLGQGDILLNAADHDDAVDISKIVPSRFGDSDVKIHSSLEIGEVIRHVARLGATYPDVVAIIEAADRQKNLPGPLFVDSVPKANMKYLNKALLGKDEAPKMDEEVKTASGSFLRRMFNIRGREDDGAKKPDKADKSDGDDSDDAKAADAADSKTAGSKAKSDARTKSDAKGSDAKASDDAEKPAAKKDDALQKTSGEAASASSDDSSSRPGRPRMFDVFRRRGE
- a CDS encoding Imm53 family immunity protein, with amino-acid sequence MESILHGLQDWYARQFDGLWENDYGVKITTCDNPGWWGKIDLVGTELQDRSFESIAESVDGAGSPQGPRWLHCRVPDAVWHGAGDESKLAVILMHFLAWAGGGDAGLHRPLRLDGPEGPG
- a CDS encoding glycosyltransferase family 39 protein, with the protein product MTSAPPGGPTTHRRLGLSAGLVAAFLTLATLRGPGLTIDEPLDVRPGRDYVALLARVGLRFFERGNVDALFRDNAEHPPLGRWLLGLASKAFQPFEAWIFGPDPTGLYVLSGRIAPALAFAVLVGLIAAEAARRWGGPAGVASAWALVVMPRVFAHAHLAALDTFLCLFWTLALLAAARAVDARRPALAMLAAGALWGLALLVKIHAWFLPPLVLAWALLRLRPAKAIGVVAAWFMVGVGVFLAGWPWLWYDGFARWAAYWGTGVHRTSIHVRYFGADWDDTALPWHYPWFYFAVTVPVLLHALGAAGLVRGWRGRRDDPFPGLLAASILLFLLLFSTHVPVYDGERLFLLVFPAWAMLIGLGFSRAWTRWGGSRAARGGLVGLMLCQAFGTISMHPFGLSYYNLLVGGLPGAERLGLELTYWGDAVDRVLLDELARQVRPGEVVALAPTLYPGQGVATTTAPLVRRDVVIQDESAVSKADWVLYFRRQAYTGAAVRERLADGAGRLVASRSRQGVRLSELWRFAGPARASP
- a CDS encoding polyprenyl synthetase family protein, whose amino-acid sequence is MTRPSGLQAEESRRTLGRLFAPIQAGLADAERIFQDELRSRFAFVQALVDHCGDYQGKRLRPALVLLSGGACGRTTAAHPVLAAVVEMIHTATLVHDDVLDESMVRRYAATVNAEWGNEQAVMLGDYLFSHAYHLAASLESTLACRWIGKATHEVCEGEMQQLHHRGNLDLDEASYNQIIAGKTAALTAVSCRLGAHYAGAEPAVVEALEAYGSHIGMAFQIADDVLDIWGDERATGKSLGTDLEKQKLTLPLIRLLEVGEPAAVELARRLLNEARADARRRLRPLLEDSGSLDYAWSKARWHVERAVAVLEAVGPSPFKDVLSEMAEYVVRRSS
- the glmM gene encoding phosphoglucosamine mutase; protein product: MKGTRIASVSGIRGWVGDGLDPAAALEYAAAYASQCGPGPIVVSHDGRITAPVFEAAVTAGVAGTGREVWKVGATATPTVGVLVRERGAAGGVQISASHNPPEYNGLKFFQPAGMVLSPDAGRLVLDRWKRKDFAWAPFDGLGRIRTLDEPDEIHLARVLAVVDVDAIRARRFAVALDACHGAGGRLGRTLLDRLGCRAIILGGEPDGRYDHTPEPTEKNLAEFARIVPAVGAAVGFAQDPDADRLALIDERGRYIGEELTLALAALRRLEQRRGAVVLNLSTSMTTEALARDRGCLTVRTPVGEIHVVEAMRSADAVIGGEGNGGVIDPRVGLVRDSFVGMALTLDLLASGPASKPLSAWVDELPRFAMVKDQYPLPPGLGPDAIAGLWDRIAAAHSTAEIDRRDGLRLTWADRWVHVRASNTEPIVRVIAEAGAAGDARSLADDVGRRVTAGEGRP
- the moaC gene encoding cyclic pyranopterin monophosphate synthase MoaC, whose amino-acid sequence is MGELSHYDERGASRMVDVSAKEPSLRTARASGLVRMAATTLRLILDRQAAKGDVLETARLAAIMGAKRTGDLIPLCHPLGLDAVEVDLTPRPPDAVEITATVKVHGRTGVEMEALTAVSVAALTIYDMCKAVDRAMVIERVRLEEKTGGARGAYVRDRSG
- a CDS encoding helix-turn-helix domain-containing protein, yielding MKKVFTTGQVAKICKVAPRTVSKWFDSGRLRGYRIPGSQDRRIPREHLLRFLKEHGMPLGDLEAEVYNKILVVGADAPLQAVLRDHLREGDDFRIETAASGFEAGIRAESFHPDCIIIDMALGRIEAGQIAQNLRKSPDHQSTILLALTSDEPGEEIFSLGFNDGFKKPFDGALLAERIRRLISQKKSDEP
- a CDS encoding HAD family hydrolase, which produces MIADEPRPDGWPTYEKPPSAAFIDVDGTLLAETTTFLFARILMRRGLIRRSSLLRALYHGLQHRFGRLDYGALIAYGLKNIASVPVVELERIAYENFVEHVKPRLYPGVVEHFNALRKLGTPLVLVSSSPGLVIEPLRIYLSCADALTTKVVINRGRLVGVGGGPPCYGEGKLFWAEEWAGRYGLPIGEAAAYADNWSDRALLGRVGRGVVVHPGKRLTRLARERGWDVVRPGRPKRG